A genomic stretch from Flavobacterium sp. KS-LB2 includes:
- a CDS encoding RNA methyltransferase has translation MNDNFVTEYFGIGIQNGKTPENLGVLWRTAQNLGASYIFTIGNRYAKQACDTHNAVKSIPYFHYESFEDFYNNLPKGARLVGVELDENATDLETFEHPRRCVYLLGAEDNGLSKKAIEKCHYLVKFKSEKSLNVSVAGSIVLYDRGLNKPRS, from the coding sequence ATGAACGACAATTTTGTTACAGAATATTTTGGTATTGGGATTCAAAACGGCAAAACGCCTGAGAATTTAGGAGTATTGTGGCGCACCGCGCAAAACTTAGGTGCAAGTTATATTTTTACGATTGGGAATCGCTATGCAAAACAAGCTTGCGATACGCACAATGCAGTCAAATCAATTCCTTATTTTCATTATGAGTCATTTGAGGATTTCTATAACAACTTACCCAAAGGCGCTCGCTTAGTAGGTGTTGAACTGGATGAAAATGCCACTGATTTGGAGACCTTCGAACATCCAAGACGTTGCGTTTATTTATTGGGCGCTGAGGATAATGGACTTTCCAAAAAAGCCATTGAAAAATGTCATTATTTAGTAAAATTCAAATCCGAAAAAAGCTTAAATGTATCCGTTGCAGGAAGTATTGTGCTATATGATAGAGGCTTAAACAAACCCAGATCATAA
- the asnS gene encoding asparagine--tRNA ligase, which yields MRHTKVKDLLNSTTTLHEVNAKGWVRTFRNNQFIALNDGSTIDNIQCVVDFENTPDETLKRITTGAAISVTGTLVESKGAGQKFEIQVAKLEILGDSDAEKFPIQPKNKPSLDFLRENAHLRVRTNMFGAIMRVRSVLSYAVHSYFQEKGFVYVNTPIITGSDAEGAGEMFKVTALPFDGTPRTEDGKVNYKEDFFGKETNLTVSGQLEGETFAMALGQIYTFGPTFRAENSNTSRHLAEFWMIEPEVAFNDLNDNMDLAEDFIQYVIKYTMDKCPEDLKFLETRLLDEEKSKPVAERSEMALLDKLNFVLENNFKRVSYTEAIDILRECTPNKKKKFNYIINEWGADLQSEHERYLVEKHFKCPVILFDYPANIKAFYMRLNEDGKTVRAMDILFPGIGEIVGGSQREERFDVLVEKMKALGIDEEELWWYLDTRRFGSAVHSGFGLGFERLVLFVTGMTNIRDVIPFPRTPMNAEF from the coding sequence ATGAGACATACAAAAGTTAAAGACTTACTAAACAGTACCACGACGCTTCATGAAGTAAATGCAAAAGGATGGGTGAGAACTTTTAGAAACAATCAATTTATTGCCTTAAACGATGGTTCGACTATTGATAATATTCAATGTGTAGTCGATTTTGAGAACACACCTGACGAAACCTTGAAGCGAATTACGACTGGAGCAGCAATATCCGTAACAGGAACGTTGGTAGAAAGTAAAGGTGCCGGACAGAAATTTGAAATTCAGGTGGCTAAACTGGAAATCCTTGGAGACTCTGATGCTGAGAAATTCCCGATACAACCTAAAAATAAACCGAGCTTAGATTTCTTACGTGAAAATGCGCATTTAAGAGTTCGTACTAATATGTTTGGAGCGATAATGAGAGTACGCTCGGTATTGTCGTATGCCGTTCACAGTTATTTTCAAGAGAAAGGTTTTGTGTATGTGAATACGCCAATCATCACAGGTTCGGACGCGGAAGGTGCTGGTGAAATGTTCAAAGTTACCGCTTTGCCATTTGACGGAACGCCAAGAACAGAAGACGGAAAAGTAAATTATAAGGAAGATTTCTTCGGGAAAGAAACGAACCTAACGGTTTCGGGACAATTAGAAGGAGAGACTTTTGCAATGGCTTTGGGCCAGATTTATACTTTTGGACCAACCTTTAGAGCTGAAAATTCGAATACTTCTCGTCACCTTGCGGAATTTTGGATGATTGAGCCAGAAGTGGCGTTCAATGATTTGAATGACAACATGGATTTGGCTGAAGATTTTATTCAGTACGTGATAAAATATACAATGGACAAATGTCCGGAGGATTTGAAATTCTTGGAAACACGCTTGTTAGACGAAGAGAAATCTAAACCAGTTGCTGAAAGAAGCGAAATGGCTTTGCTTGACAAATTAAACTTTGTTTTGGAAAATAATTTCAAACGAGTTTCATACACGGAAGCAATTGATATTTTAAGAGAATGTACTCCAAATAAAAAGAAAAAATTCAACTATATCATCAACGAATGGGGTGCTGATTTACAATCAGAGCACGAGCGTTATTTGGTGGAGAAACACTTTAAATGTCCGGTAATCTTGTTTGATTACCCGGCAAATATCAAAGCATTTTACATGCGTTTGAACGAAGACGGAAAAACAGTTCGCGCCATGGATATCTTGTTCCCTGGAATTGGAGAAATTGTGGGAGGTTCACAAAGAGAGGAACGTTTTGATGTTTTGGTTGAAAAAATGAAAGCCTTAGGAATTGATGAAGAAGAATTATGGTGGTATCTTGACACCCGAAGATTTGGTTCAGCAGTTCACTCTGGTTTTGGACTTGGATTCGAAAGATTGGTATTATTTGTAACAGGAATGACAAACATTCGTGACGTAATTCCTTTCCCAAGAACGCCAATGAATGCGGAATTTTAA
- a CDS encoding efflux RND transporter permease subunit, which translates to MIKWFSLGFWELIARIVLRNRILMLSIIVAITALLALQWKNIQFSFTEANLLPDDNSVNLEYNGFLDKFGEEGNLIVVGIKDDAFFTPKAFAAWNKLMTEIKAQKEVDLVVSINDLKQLKKNDSLQTFELVPFVDSNKTNNQEYLSGIKKDLFQNMPFYEGLLFNKKSGSIRSAIYLDKQIVNTAKRKDYIVKDFIPKINAFEKETGIDLRVSGMPYIRTLNAMSIVSEISLFIGASLLLTSLIFFFFFRSFRATLIAILIVIIGVMWTFGLLGLFNYQITVLTALVPTLVIVIGIPNCIFLTNKYQQEYSAHGNKAKALQRVITKVGTATLMTNLTTAAGFATFIITSSQLLKEFGIISSLSIVSLFFLCLTVIPIYYSYQPVPQQKHLEHLNRNYTRVFINWIEKTVKYNRRYVYIAAFLLFIISLFGALKIKTSGSLIEDMPKNTGFYKDILFFEKEFDGIMPLEITVDTKRKKGVMKLSTLNKMDELQETIEEIPELSKPISILNLVKYSKQAYYNGNPEYYDLPSSQEQSFILSYAKNATKNTKDNLMKSYVDSTGQVARITTFMRDIGTGNMAKIEDKLLAKANTVFPKDRYNVVMTGKALVFEKGTQYLLDNLVSSLLFAVLLISLLMVFMFRSFKMVVVSLIPNLLPLVITAGLMGYFGIPLKPSTILVFSIAFGLSVDDTIHFLAQYRQELKHNNWKIKKSVFATIKESGISMFYTSVVLFVGFSVFMLSDFGGTVALGGLIAITLAFGMLSNLMLLPCLVLTLNKSLTNKQEFIEPKIDILNNPNEQEDYFDQTK; encoded by the coding sequence ATGATCAAGTGGTTTAGTTTGGGATTTTGGGAGTTAATAGCTCGAATTGTCCTTAGAAATAGAATTTTAATGTTATCCATTATTGTCGCGATAACAGCGCTCTTAGCCTTACAGTGGAAAAATATTCAATTTTCATTTACCGAAGCTAATTTATTACCAGATGACAATAGTGTCAATCTAGAATACAACGGCTTTCTGGACAAATTTGGGGAAGAAGGAAACTTAATTGTTGTTGGGATAAAAGATGACGCTTTTTTCACACCGAAAGCATTTGCTGCCTGGAACAAATTAATGACTGAAATAAAAGCACAAAAGGAAGTAGATTTAGTAGTTTCAATCAATGATTTAAAGCAGCTCAAGAAAAACGACTCCTTACAAACATTTGAACTTGTACCTTTTGTAGATTCAAATAAGACTAACAATCAGGAATATTTAAGTGGTATTAAGAAAGACTTGTTTCAAAACATGCCTTTTTATGAAGGCTTGCTTTTCAATAAAAAAAGCGGAAGCATCCGTTCCGCCATTTATCTTGATAAACAAATTGTTAATACTGCAAAACGTAAGGATTACATTGTAAAAGACTTTATCCCAAAGATAAATGCTTTCGAAAAAGAAACTGGAATCGACTTGCGCGTTTCTGGAATGCCATACATCCGCACGCTAAACGCCATGAGTATTGTTAGTGAAATTAGTTTGTTTATTGGTGCATCCTTGTTATTAACTTCATTAATATTTTTCTTCTTTTTTCGTTCGTTTAGAGCCACATTAATTGCCATTTTAATTGTGATTATTGGTGTGATGTGGACTTTTGGATTATTAGGATTATTCAATTATCAAATTACCGTACTGACTGCATTAGTCCCTACGTTAGTCATTGTCATAGGAATTCCAAATTGTATTTTCCTGACTAATAAATACCAACAAGAATACAGTGCACACGGCAATAAAGCAAAAGCACTGCAACGTGTAATTACAAAAGTAGGAACAGCTACTTTGATGACTAATTTAACCACTGCGGCAGGATTTGCTACTTTTATCATTACCAGCAGCCAACTGCTGAAAGAGTTTGGAATTATATCTTCTTTAAGCATTGTTTCGTTGTTCTTTTTATGTTTAACTGTAATCCCAATTTATTATAGTTACCAACCCGTACCGCAGCAAAAGCACTTGGAACATTTAAACCGCAACTACACCCGCGTGTTTATCAATTGGATTGAAAAGACAGTAAAATACAACAGACGTTATGTTTATATTGCTGCTTTTCTTTTATTTATTATTAGCCTTTTTGGAGCATTAAAGATAAAAACATCCGGAAGTTTGATCGAAGATATGCCTAAAAACACAGGATTTTATAAAGATATTTTATTTTTCGAAAAAGAATTCGATGGAATTATGCCTCTTGAAATTACGGTTGATACCAAAAGAAAAAAAGGAGTTATGAAGTTATCTACTTTAAATAAAATGGACGAACTTCAAGAAACCATCGAAGAAATTCCAGAACTTTCTAAACCCATTTCAATTCTAAATTTAGTTAAATATTCTAAACAAGCATACTACAACGGGAATCCTGAATATTATGATTTGCCTAGCTCACAAGAACAAAGTTTCATTTTGAGTTATGCCAAGAATGCGACCAAAAACACCAAGGATAACTTGATGAAAAGTTATGTAGACAGCACTGGACAAGTGGCTAGAATTACTACTTTCATGAGGGATATTGGCACCGGGAATATGGCTAAAATCGAAGATAAGCTTTTGGCGAAAGCCAATACTGTCTTCCCAAAAGACCGTTACAATGTTGTGATGACAGGTAAAGCATTAGTTTTTGAAAAAGGAACACAGTATTTATTAGACAATTTAGTAAGCTCGTTATTATTTGCCGTGCTACTGATTTCGCTACTAATGGTTTTCATGTTCCGATCGTTCAAAATGGTTGTGGTTTCTTTGATTCCAAATTTGTTACCTCTAGTAATTACTGCTGGGTTAATGGGGTATTTTGGTATTCCATTAAAACCTTCTACTATTTTAGTGTTCAGTATCGCTTTCGGACTATCAGTAGATGACACTATTCACTTTTTGGCGCAATACAGACAAGAATTGAAACACAACAACTGGAAGATTAAAAAATCGGTTTTTGCTACCATCAAAGAATCGGGAATCAGCATGTTCTATACTTCAGTGGTATTATTTGTTGGTTTCTCCGTGTTTATGTTGTCTGATTTTGGTGGGACAGTTGCTTTAGGAGGATTAATTGCCATCACACTTGCTTTTGGTATGTTGTCTAACCTAATGCTATTGCCTTGTTTAGTCCTTACTTTAAACAAATCATTGACCAACAAACAAGAATTCATAGAACCAAAAATAGATATTTTGAACAACCCAAATGAACAAGAGGATTATTTTGATCAAACAAAATAG
- a CDS encoding MGH1-like glycoside hydrolase domain-containing protein yields the protein MTHQISEEQKLAVSDNYRNWKKWGPYLAERQWGTVREDYSQNGDAWEFINHDRARSNAYRWGEEGIGGFCDSREILCLAPAFWNGKDPILKERLFGLTNNQGNHGEDVKELYFHQVSTPSHSYNKYLYKYPQNEFPYEELIVKNQRSREETEFELLDTGSFTDNAYFDCFIEYAKADVDDILMQVTVINRGTTTATIHVLPHIWFRNFWKHNDRHPRPNMESVAANTIHSKSSRNGSYYFYHHEGEQLFCENETNNERIYNAPNEYDFVKDGINNHVISDEPTVNPEKFGTKAAIWHQFDLKPGEEKSVKIRLSNVPLENPFTDFDTVIEARKKECETFYSEIISKDIPKEQQKIVKSAFSGLLWTKQFYYYDVFKWLFGGPGETSPNRSDKRNTSWQHLTNRHVISMPDKWEYPWYAAWDLAFHMASFVEIDPYFAKQQLLLVLQESYMHPNGQIPAYEWNFSDVNPPVHSWAVWTVYEKDLKRTGKTDTEFLETAFQKLLVNFTWWVNQKDTSGTDLFEGGFLGLDNIGVFDRNHMPEGIKKMQQADATSWMAMFSLNMLRMSLELAKTNKIYEEISAKFFRHFLNIAWAMHHIGKKDLSLWDDQDNFYYDVVEMSDGSTERLKVRSLVGVIPMFAVEIMHKELFEQLKDFQKRANEIIRTRPDLASLISNLETANKDGNFLFSIMRGFRLEHLLIRLLDEKEFLSDYGIRSLSKYHKDHPFVFGSEGHHKIQYEPGESRSGMFGGNSNWRGPIWMPLNYMIIQSLRKYYTFYGSTYLYEFPTGSGHKLNLNQIANELTKRLIKLFERDENGKYQYHSDDKNHLFSTEQEFKNQHLFYEFFDGDTGRGLGASHQTGWTALIANLILEMENNQ from the coding sequence ATGACGCACCAAATTTCTGAGGAACAAAAACTAGCCGTTTCTGATAATTACAGAAATTGGAAAAAATGGGGGCCGTACTTAGCCGAAAGACAATGGGGAACTGTTCGTGAAGATTATAGTCAAAACGGAGATGCATGGGAATTCATAAACCACGACAGAGCTCGTAGTAATGCCTACAGATGGGGAGAAGAGGGAATTGGAGGGTTTTGTGATTCTCGTGAAATTCTATGCTTGGCTCCTGCTTTTTGGAACGGAAAAGATCCTATTCTCAAAGAACGTTTATTTGGTTTAACCAATAATCAAGGCAATCATGGAGAAGATGTAAAAGAGCTGTACTTTCATCAAGTTTCAACACCATCACATTCCTATAACAAATACCTTTATAAATATCCTCAAAACGAATTCCCGTACGAGGAATTAATTGTAAAAAATCAACGCAGTCGAGAGGAAACAGAATTTGAATTATTAGATACGGGTAGCTTTACTGATAATGCCTATTTTGATTGTTTTATCGAATATGCAAAAGCGGATGTTGATGATATCTTGATGCAAGTTACGGTCATCAATAGAGGAACGACAACCGCTACAATTCATGTGCTTCCGCATATATGGTTTCGTAATTTCTGGAAACACAACGATAGACATCCCCGACCAAATATGGAGTCTGTAGCAGCTAACACAATCCATTCTAAGAGTAGCCGAAACGGATCCTATTACTTTTATCACCATGAAGGAGAGCAACTCTTTTGTGAAAACGAAACCAATAACGAGCGCATATATAATGCTCCTAATGAGTATGATTTTGTAAAAGATGGAATCAATAACCACGTCATTAGCGATGAACCTACTGTAAACCCAGAAAAATTTGGAACTAAAGCTGCCATTTGGCATCAGTTTGATTTAAAACCTGGGGAAGAAAAAAGCGTAAAAATACGGTTGAGTAATGTTCCGCTAGAAAACCCTTTTACTGATTTTGATACCGTTATTGAAGCTAGAAAAAAAGAGTGCGAAACATTTTATAGTGAAATTATCAGTAAAGATATCCCAAAAGAGCAGCAAAAAATTGTAAAAAGTGCCTTTTCAGGATTGTTGTGGACCAAACAATTTTATTATTATGATGTATTCAAATGGCTTTTTGGAGGACCAGGAGAGACATCACCTAATCGCTCAGACAAACGAAATACCAGCTGGCAACATTTAACAAACCGTCATGTAATTTCTATGCCTGATAAATGGGAATATCCATGGTATGCCGCCTGGGATCTTGCTTTTCACATGGCATCATTTGTTGAAATTGACCCTTATTTTGCTAAGCAACAGCTACTATTGGTTTTACAAGAAAGCTACATGCATCCTAATGGTCAAATTCCAGCGTATGAATGGAATTTTAGCGATGTAAATCCGCCAGTTCACTCTTGGGCTGTGTGGACCGTTTATGAAAAAGACTTAAAACGCACTGGTAAAACCGACACTGAATTTTTAGAAACTGCTTTCCAGAAACTCCTCGTGAATTTTACGTGGTGGGTGAATCAAAAAGATACCAGTGGAACAGATTTGTTTGAAGGTGGCTTTTTAGGATTAGACAACATTGGTGTTTTTGATCGCAACCACATGCCAGAAGGAATCAAAAAAATGCAACAAGCAGATGCTACGAGTTGGATGGCCATGTTCTCCTTAAACATGTTGCGCATGTCACTTGAATTAGCCAAAACCAATAAAATTTACGAAGAAATATCGGCTAAGTTTTTTAGGCATTTCTTGAATATTGCATGGGCAATGCACCATATAGGAAAAAAAGATCTCTCCTTGTGGGACGACCAAGACAATTTTTATTACGATGTTGTTGAAATGTCTGATGGTAGCACTGAACGCCTTAAAGTTCGTTCCCTAGTAGGCGTAATTCCTATGTTTGCTGTAGAAATTATGCACAAAGAGCTATTCGAACAATTGAAAGATTTTCAAAAAAGAGCAAACGAAATTATTAGAACTCGTCCGGATCTCGCCTCATTAATATCCAACTTAGAAACGGCTAATAAAGATGGTAATTTTCTATTTTCGATTATGCGCGGGTTTAGACTTGAGCATCTTTTAATACGCTTATTGGACGAAAAGGAATTCCTATCCGATTATGGGATTCGTTCCCTTTCTAAATACCATAAAGACCACCCTTTTGTTTTTGGAAGCGAAGGACATCATAAAATTCAGTACGAACCTGGAGAAAGCAGGTCTGGAATGTTTGGCGGAAACTCTAATTGGCGTGGACCTATCTGGATGCCACTGAATTATATGATTATACAATCGTTGCGCAAATACTACACGTTTTACGGTTCTACTTATTTGTATGAATTCCCAACAGGTTCTGGACATAAGCTAAACTTAAATCAAATTGCAAACGAGTTAACAAAAAGGCTTATCAAACTTTTTGAGCGAGACGAAAATGGCAAATACCAATACCACTCTGACGATAAAAACCACTTGTTCTCAACGGAGCAGGAATTCAAAAACCAACATTTATTCTATGAATTTTTTGATGGCGATACTGGTAGAGGATTAGGCGCTTCGCATCAAACGGGATGGACTGCACTTATTGCTAATTTAATCCTAGAAATGGAGAATAATCAATAA
- the rpoN gene encoding RNA polymerase factor sigma-54: protein MLKQFLNLKLSQKLSPQQIQLMKLIQLPTQAFEQRLLEEMNENPALEAGKEEDEYEKDEFENEDYDDYDDSESDRIEAEDINIDEYLSNDETPDYKTQANNYSDDDDDRETPFAAPVSFHQDLINQLNTFILNDEEREIAEFLVGSIDDMGYIRRSVPDMVDDMAFTQGIYTDEKMVEKMLQVIHELEPSGVGARDLQECLLLQLKHKTPTEYVELATDIIENQFDAFTKKHYDKLIQKYNVSNEQLKKAIHEIEKLNPKPGGSFTGNNKVTENVVPDFAIRIVDGELELTLNGRNAPSLHVSKDYQEMMQTYKDSRDKSAQQKDAVQFIKQKLDSAKWFIDAIRQRQETLFVTMNAIMHYQEEFFLDGDETKLKPMILKDIADMVGLDISTISRVANSKYVETPYGTKLIKEFFSEAMKNDQGEDVSTLEIKKILQNTIEEEDKKKPLPDDQLAEILKEKGYPIARRTIAKYREQLDIPVARMRKKM from the coding sequence ATGCTAAAGCAATTCTTAAATTTAAAGTTATCACAGAAATTATCTCCTCAACAAATTCAGTTGATGAAGTTAATTCAATTGCCTACGCAAGCTTTCGAACAACGTTTATTAGAAGAAATGAACGAAAATCCAGCTTTGGAAGCCGGAAAAGAAGAAGATGAGTATGAAAAGGACGAGTTCGAAAACGAAGATTATGACGATTATGATGATTCGGAATCAGACAGGATTGAAGCCGAAGACATCAACATTGACGAATATTTAAGCAACGACGAAACACCGGATTATAAAACACAGGCTAACAATTATAGCGATGACGACGATGATCGCGAAACGCCTTTTGCAGCACCAGTGAGTTTCCACCAAGATCTAATCAATCAGTTGAACACCTTTATTTTGAATGATGAGGAGCGTGAAATTGCAGAATTTTTGGTAGGAAGTATTGATGACATGGGTTATATCCGCAGAAGCGTTCCTGATATGGTAGACGATATGGCGTTTACCCAAGGCATTTACACCGATGAAAAGATGGTGGAGAAAATGTTGCAGGTGATTCATGAACTGGAACCATCAGGTGTAGGCGCACGTGATTTACAAGAATGTTTATTGTTGCAATTGAAACACAAAACACCAACGGAATACGTTGAACTAGCTACTGATATTATTGAAAATCAGTTTGATGCGTTTACCAAAAAACACTACGATAAGTTAATTCAGAAATACAATGTTTCGAATGAACAACTGAAAAAAGCCATTCACGAAATAGAAAAACTGAATCCAAAACCAGGCGGATCTTTTACCGGAAACAATAAAGTGACGGAAAATGTAGTTCCTGATTTTGCCATCAGAATTGTAGATGGTGAACTGGAACTGACCCTAAACGGACGCAATGCTCCTTCCCTGCACGTTTCTAAGGATTATCAGGAAATGATGCAAACATATAAAGATTCTCGTGACAAATCAGCGCAGCAAAAAGATGCTGTGCAGTTTATCAAACAAAAACTGGATTCGGCCAAATGGTTTATTGATGCAATTCGCCAGCGTCAAGAAACACTTTTTGTCACCATGAATGCGATTATGCATTATCAGGAAGAATTTTTCTTAGATGGTGATGAAACCAAATTGAAACCAATGATCCTGAAAGATATTGCTGATATGGTAGGTCTTGATATTTCAACGATTTCACGTGTGGCCAACAGCAAATATGTGGAAACGCCTTATGGCACAAAACTGATAAAAGAATTTTTCTCGGAAGCGATGAAAAATGACCAAGGTGAAGATGTTTCTACACTTGAAATCAAAAAAATTCTTCAGAATACCATTGAGGAAGAAGACAAGAAAAAACCACTTCCAGACGATCAATTAGCCGAAATTCTTAAAGAAAAAGGCTATCCAATTGCGAGAAGGACCATCGCAAAATATAGAGAACAACTCGATATTCCGGTAGCGAGAATGAGGAAGAAGATGTAA